From Ipomoea triloba cultivar NCNSP0323 chromosome 5, ASM357664v1, the proteins below share one genomic window:
- the LOC116020778 gene encoding 21 kDa protein-like — protein MAGLLCKQIFLSFLVTLTLTSSINPASAARVVAGARNAEFIRISCQATTYPNLCYTSLSSHASDIRADPQLLAHAALTLTLQTAESTSAVMVKMGKSQGLSHREVGAMRDCVEELRDSVNEIRKSLTEMKQLKGSDFNLKVNDIQTWVSAALTDEDTCTEGFAKGNVKAAVREAIVNVAHMTSNALALINAFAALHN, from the coding sequence ATGGCAGGCCTTTTGTGCAAACAAATTTTCCTAAGTTTTCTTGTTACACTTACGTTAACATCCTCCATAAACCCTGCTTCGGCAGCTCGTGTTGTAGCCGGTGCAAGAAATGCTGAGTTTATAAGAATATCATGTCAAGCAACAACGTATCCCAATCTATGTTACACTTCTCTATCATCTCACGCAAGTGATATAAGAGCAGACCCCCAACTCTTGGCCCATGCGGCTCTTACCCTAACTCTCCAAACCGCCGAATCAACGTCTGCCGTGATGGTTAAGATGGGGAAGAGCCAGGGCTTGTCCCATAGAGAGGTGGGGGCCATGCGCGATTGTGTGGAAGAGTTGAGAGACTCCGTGAATGAAATTAGAAAGTCTTTGACAGAAATGAAGCAGTTGAAAGGCTCAGATTTTAACCTAAAAGTGAATGATATACAAACTTGGGTTAGCGCCGCCTTGACAGATGAAGACACGTGCACCGAAGGGTTCGCGAAAGGGAACGTTAAGGCCGCCGTGAGGGAAGCCATTGTGAACGTTGCACATATGACTAGCAACGCCTTGGCTTTGATCAACGCATTCGCTGCTCTTCACAATTAA